Proteins from a single region of Candidatus Paceibacterota bacterium:
- a CDS encoding DEAD/DEAH box helicase, whose product MPTFPAQPVDLPALNQVLVPDLWQQQAVAALREGQDVVVQAPTGAGKTLIFELWSNQGKNRGQAIYTVPTRALANDKLAEWRARGWNVGIATGDLAENLDAPVLVATLETQKNRLIHGDGPALLVVDEYQMLSDLDRGLNYELAIALAPPQTQLLLLSGSVGNPQEVANWLQRLGRKAVLIRHDERPVPLDEIHANSLSYHVPNEIRGYWPRLVAKALAEDLGPILIFTPRRQAAEAMANELARQLPTPNPLQLNAEQRLLVGEHLAKLLKSRVTYHHSGLSYGARAGVIEPLAKAGQLRVVVATMGLAAGINFSLRSVALAAESYRRDEAEQLLKPDELLQMFGRAGRRGLDEAGFVLITANELRLLDSHPCHLSRSSAVDWSALLGLMAVAAELGRNPFREAVRTQERLFTTKPIFLGVEESLRHPDVPCGLRTDAERARHVRKRLREILNSRGEWESYPAPIPVPLRDIRVLRATSGVSEAGGDTQYAPRNTIEPPPQVPVLLVPAALEKVGTGSLCVVSEDKGGKTYGRALTVADRLGHDRILLAKWVRRLTNWNSRQVPLVVWEEKVVPLIIERLAQQKTPVVTFQNQSQRILALVSIADLPMRVPVDRYGVAIWKPVEREVLPADCAQCPLVAVCRQLPIGTGVALLWRRLGLVDAAGVPTLRGRVVSFFSQGDGLAIAAALEDETYALDELIYDLANLDAGFRFAGEEINRWGGRLGIVCHEKYGLQSIPGYLENGVPPKYGAGAEQIVASVHKNPQDKQMWITDLLGPGDIDRVIIEWRSLLRQIAHAPALEWPRWRALQAMARGVLNETESPTLTDLPPLEYHQTRRVDHRLVLRRH is encoded by the coding sequence GTGCCAACGTTCCCTGCACAACCGGTAGACTTGCCCGCCCTTAACCAGGTTTTGGTGCCTGATCTTTGGCAACAACAGGCAGTCGCGGCTTTGCGCGAGGGCCAGGATGTAGTCGTTCAGGCGCCCACAGGAGCGGGAAAGACGCTGATCTTCGAACTCTGGTCCAACCAGGGCAAGAATCGCGGCCAGGCCATCTACACAGTGCCGACTCGTGCGCTGGCCAACGACAAACTGGCGGAATGGCGCGCGCGCGGTTGGAACGTCGGCATCGCCACGGGCGATCTGGCCGAGAACCTGGACGCGCCCGTCCTGGTCGCCACGCTGGAGACACAGAAGAACCGCCTGATCCACGGGGACGGCCCGGCCCTGCTGGTCGTGGATGAATACCAAATGCTCAGCGACCTGGATCGCGGACTCAACTACGAACTGGCTATTGCTCTGGCTCCACCACAAACACAATTGCTGCTCCTGAGCGGCAGCGTGGGCAATCCGCAGGAGGTGGCCAATTGGCTGCAACGGTTGGGCCGCAAAGCTGTATTGATCCGCCACGACGAGCGTCCTGTACCGCTCGACGAGATCCATGCCAACAGCCTGAGTTACCACGTGCCGAATGAGATCCGCGGCTACTGGCCGCGGCTGGTGGCCAAAGCACTGGCGGAGGACTTGGGCCCCATCCTGATCTTTACCCCTCGCCGTCAGGCCGCCGAAGCGATGGCCAATGAACTCGCCCGCCAATTGCCAACCCCCAATCCCCTCCAACTCAACGCCGAGCAAAGGCTCCTGGTCGGCGAGCACCTGGCCAAGCTGCTTAAGAGCCGGGTGACCTACCATCACAGCGGCTTGAGTTACGGTGCCCGCGCCGGCGTCATCGAGCCGTTGGCCAAGGCCGGCCAACTGCGCGTCGTCGTGGCCACGATGGGCCTGGCCGCCGGAATTAATTTCTCTCTGCGCAGTGTCGCACTGGCCGCCGAATCCTACCGACGGGACGAAGCCGAGCAGCTGCTGAAGCCCGATGAACTCCTGCAGATGTTCGGCCGCGCCGGCCGCCGTGGCCTGGATGAAGCCGGGTTCGTGCTGATTACGGCCAACGAGTTGCGCCTGCTTGACTCCCACCCCTGCCACCTGTCGCGCAGCAGCGCGGTAGATTGGTCGGCTTTGCTCGGTCTTATGGCAGTGGCCGCCGAACTCGGGCGCAATCCGTTCCGCGAGGCCGTTCGCACCCAAGAGCGGCTTTTCACCACCAAGCCCATCTTCCTTGGCGTCGAGGAATCGCTTCGCCATCCGGACGTCCCTTGTGGCCTTCGCACGGACGCGGAGCGCGCCCGGCATGTCCGCAAACGCCTCCGCGAGATTCTGAATAGCCGCGGGGAGTGGGAAAGCTACCCGGCGCCGATCCCGGTGCCGCTTAGAGACATTCGTGTGTTGCGTGCTACGAGTGGTGTGTCGGAGGCGGGAGGTGACACGCAATACGCACCACGCAATACGATCGAGCCTCCACCCCAGGTGCCCGTGCTCCTCGTGCCTGCCGCCCTGGAGAAAGTCGGCACAGGCAGCCTGTGTGTGGTTTCGGAGGACAAGGGAGGCAAGACCTATGGCCGCGCCCTCACCGTTGCCGACCGGCTGGGCCATGACCGCATACTCCTCGCCAAATGGGTTCGCCGCCTTACTAACTGGAACTCACGGCAAGTGCCGCTGGTGGTCTGGGAGGAGAAGGTAGTTCCCCTCATCATAGAAAGGCTTGCCCAACAAAAGACGCCCGTCGTCACCTTCCAAAACCAGTCCCAGCGCATTCTAGCCCTGGTCAGCATCGCTGATCTGCCCATGCGCGTCCCGGTGGACCGGTATGGTGTTGCCATCTGGAAGCCCGTTGAGCGGGAAGTCCTACCCGCGGATTGCGCCCAGTGCCCGCTGGTCGCCGTGTGCCGGCAACTACCGATTGGCACGGGAGTCGCGCTGCTTTGGCGACGGCTGGGACTAGTGGATGCCGCGGGGGTTCCGACACTTCGAGGCCGGGTAGTTAGCTTCTTCAGCCAGGGTGATGGGTTGGCCATTGCCGCAGCGCTGGAGGATGAGACCTACGCGCTCGACGAGTTGATCTACGACCTCGCGAACCTCGACGCCGGCTTCCGTTTTGCAGGTGAGGAGATCAACCGTTGGGGTGGCCGTCTGGGCATCGTGTGCCATGAGAAGTATGGCCTCCAATCAATCCCCGGCTACCTCGAAAACGGTGTTCCGCCCAAGTACGGCGCCGGGGCAGAGCAAATTGTTGCCTCTGTGCACAAAAACCCGCAAGACAAACAGATGTGGATCACAGACCTTCTCGGCCCGGGAGACATTGACCGCGTCATCATCGAATGGCGCAGTCTGTTGCGGCAGATTGCCCACGCGCCAGCCCTTGAATGGCCCCGCTGGCGCGCCTTGCAGGCGATGGCCAGAGGCGTCCTGAACGAAACTGAGTCACCCACGCTCACCGATCTGCCACCGCTGGAGTATCATCAGACCCGCCGCGTGGACCACCGGTTGGTGCTGCGGCGCCATTGA
- a CDS encoding polyprenyl synthetase family protein, producing MLTADSNVVCNTIPDGPSPEPPGDWKQIISPLEPFLEAVGYRLAAQVEAFDPDISRYADYALNGQGKHLRAALVGLAAKALGKVTDAHVMVAVIIELVHLATLVHDDVIDEAEIRRGRPTLAANWSNELAVLFGDCLFAHALKLAAGFPTPEVCRAVATATNTVCSGEILQLQHRRDFRFTREKYFKVLEMKTAELFALSCELSAGLSPTGIEHKMPLRRFGLAFGTAYQVYDDCVDLFGSETAAGKSLGTDLAKGKLTLPVLLVWERANAADRACLRVLFEEWKPGSLKRLGELLAQYDALKASLEIVEQYLGAARQTLRALPVSNGQAGLFGLADYLARQADALGAAAGHRL from the coding sequence ATGTTAACCGCCGACTCCAACGTGGTCTGCAATACAATCCCTGACGGGCCCAGTCCCGAGCCGCCTGGTGACTGGAAGCAGATCATCAGCCCTCTCGAGCCCTTCCTTGAAGCGGTTGGTTATCGCTTGGCTGCGCAGGTCGAGGCGTTTGATCCCGACATCTCACGTTATGCGGATTATGCCCTTAACGGGCAGGGCAAGCACCTGCGGGCGGCGCTGGTAGGGCTGGCCGCTAAGGCTTTGGGGAAGGTTACTGACGCGCACGTCATGGTGGCGGTGATCATCGAATTGGTGCACCTGGCGACCCTGGTGCATGACGATGTCATCGATGAAGCCGAGATTCGCCGTGGACGCCCTACGCTGGCGGCCAATTGGAGCAATGAGCTCGCGGTATTATTCGGGGATTGCCTTTTTGCCCATGCGCTGAAACTGGCGGCGGGTTTTCCTACGCCCGAGGTTTGCCGCGCGGTGGCAACAGCAACCAACACGGTGTGTTCGGGAGAAATCCTGCAATTGCAGCACCGGCGTGACTTTCGCTTCACCCGCGAGAAGTACTTCAAGGTGCTGGAGATGAAGACGGCGGAGCTTTTTGCGCTCTCTTGCGAGCTAAGCGCCGGCCTGAGTCCGACGGGGATAGAGCACAAGATGCCACTGCGCCGATTCGGTCTGGCCTTTGGGACCGCTTACCAGGTGTACGATGATTGCGTGGATCTGTTCGGGTCGGAGACGGCGGCCGGCAAATCGCTGGGGACGGATCTGGCCAAGGGCAAGCTGACCCTGCCGGTGCTGCTGGTGTGGGAACGGGCGAACGCCGCCGATCGGGCGTGTTTGCGCGTCCTCTTCGAGGAATGGAAGCCGGGGTCCTTGAAGCGCCTTGGGGAGTTGCTCGCGCAGTACGATGCGCTCAAGGCTTCCTTGGAGATTGTTGAGCAGTACCTGGGGGCGGCGCGCCAGACGTTGCGGGCGTTGCCCGTCTCGAATGGTCAGGCTGGTTTGTTTGGCCTGGCTGATTACCTGGCGCGCCAAGCGGATGCGCTGGGAGCCGCCGCTGGGCACCGGCTATGA
- a CDS encoding DUF151 domain-containing protein, whose amino-acid sequence MKNDVVPVQIRGILPANSGCALFVGNDEKVFVINVEPNMGAVIGMFLRQTPKERPLTHDLIQSIFKGFSINVERVVITEMKNSTYFARLILQQQNELGRKLVEIDARPSDCLALATAQKRPIYVTNSLFEQVEDMSEVLERINETGNEAE is encoded by the coding sequence ATGAAGAACGACGTGGTTCCGGTGCAGATTCGAGGCATCCTGCCCGCCAACAGCGGGTGCGCTCTATTCGTCGGCAATGACGAGAAGGTTTTTGTCATCAATGTCGAGCCCAACATGGGCGCCGTGATCGGGATGTTTCTCCGCCAGACGCCCAAAGAGCGCCCGCTGACCCACGACCTCATCCAAAGCATCTTCAAGGGTTTCAGCATCAACGTCGAGCGCGTCGTCATCACGGAGATGAAGAACTCGACCTACTTCGCGCGCCTGATCCTCCAGCAGCAGAACGAACTGGGCCGCAAGCTTGTCGAGATTGACGCACGCCCCAGCGATTGCCTGGCTTTGGCTACCGCCCAGAAGCGCCCCATCTATGTCACCAACTCGCTCTTCGAACAAGTCGAGGACATGAGCGAGGTGTTGGAGCGCATCAACGAAACCGGGAACGAGGCTGAATAG
- the holA gene encoding DNA polymerase III subunit delta — MPPSASKRAAPLVLVCGEDDFAVKQRAKQIYLEWTEELGGMDHEIIDASVSNSGEALKALAKLREALQTLPFFGSGKVIWLKDCNFLSDERAATQDVTASLAELADEFKEFSWQNVRLLISAGKADKRKVFYKALDKLGSVESFAGWSVDDRDWASQVESWAREALRSRQKEISDEALAELIGRVGPNARQLDNEVEKVALYVGDRKKIEFEDVATVCTRNKMARAFALGDALGDRDLPRLLARLDEAVWEVKLDPQKSEIGLLYGLISKVRAMLLLKEMLREGWVKPDMDYKRFKAQLERVPKDQFPEDRRFNPLAINPFVLFKALPQVKLYSEAELIRAMDLLFECNYRLVSSSLEESLVLQQALVQIVGTPKPRANAPSGRPRLAASMSSSS; from the coding sequence ATGCCTCCCTCTGCCTCAAAGCGTGCCGCTCCCCTGGTGCTGGTTTGCGGCGAAGATGATTTTGCCGTCAAGCAGCGCGCCAAACAAATCTACCTCGAGTGGACGGAGGAACTGGGCGGCATGGACCACGAGATTATTGATGCCTCTGTCTCGAACAGCGGGGAAGCTCTCAAGGCCCTCGCCAAGCTCCGGGAGGCCCTCCAGACCCTGCCTTTCTTCGGCTCCGGCAAGGTCATCTGGCTTAAGGACTGCAACTTCCTGAGCGACGAGCGGGCCGCCACGCAGGATGTCACCGCGTCGCTCGCCGAGCTAGCCGATGAATTCAAAGAGTTCTCGTGGCAGAACGTGCGCTTGCTTATCAGCGCCGGAAAGGCAGACAAGCGCAAGGTTTTCTACAAGGCCCTCGACAAGCTTGGCTCAGTCGAGAGCTTTGCCGGCTGGTCCGTGGATGACCGCGATTGGGCCAGCCAGGTGGAAAGCTGGGCCCGCGAAGCCCTTCGCTCCCGGCAGAAGGAGATTTCCGACGAAGCGCTTGCCGAACTCATCGGCCGCGTCGGCCCCAATGCGCGCCAGCTCGACAACGAGGTGGAAAAGGTTGCCCTCTATGTGGGCGACCGGAAGAAAATCGAGTTTGAGGATGTGGCCACAGTCTGCACGCGCAACAAGATGGCGCGCGCGTTCGCACTCGGCGACGCGCTCGGCGACCGCGATCTGCCGCGCCTGCTGGCCCGGCTTGACGAAGCGGTGTGGGAGGTAAAGCTCGATCCGCAGAAGTCGGAGATCGGATTGCTCTACGGGCTGATTTCCAAGGTGCGCGCGATGCTCCTGCTCAAGGAGATGCTCCGCGAAGGCTGGGTGAAGCCGGACATGGATTACAAACGGTTTAAGGCGCAGCTTGAGCGAGTGCCCAAAGACCAGTTTCCCGAAGACCGGCGCTTTAACCCACTCGCCATCAATCCCTTCGTGCTGTTCAAGGCGCTCCCGCAGGTGAAGCTCTACAGCGAGGCAGAGCTCATCCGCGCCATGGACCTCCTTTTCGAATGCAACTATCGCCTGGTGTCCAGCAGCCTGGAGGAATCGCTGGTTCTGCAGCAGGCTCTGGTGCAGATTGTCGGCACCCCCAAGCCGCGCGCAAACGCGCCATCGGGCAGGCCGCGCTTGGCCGCGTCCATGAGTTCTTCGAGTTGA
- the metH gene encoding methionine synthase translates to MADANLRLDRSQELERLLRERVVLLDGAMGTMIQTYQLDEAAFRGERFKDWPQDLKGNNDLLNLTQPQIIQAIHRHYLEAGADIIEANTFNSTFVSLADYRLENLAYELNVAGARIARAAADAVMAAQPGRVCFVAGALGPTSKTASLSPDVHNPAFRAITFDQLVEAYLEQARGLLDGGVDILLLETVFDSLNSKAALFAIAQHFEETQRRVPVMVSFTITDLSGRTLSGQTVEAYWNSISHHKLLSIGINCALGPKEMRPFIEELAGIADICVSAYPNAGLPNPMLPTGFPETPETLAPQLKDWAENGWLNIVGGCCGTTPAHIRALAEAVRGVAPRTLPKIAPVTRLSGLEALTIRPEANFVNIGERTNVTGSPKFAKLILAGNYEAALAIAKQQVENGAQMIDVNMDEAMLDSEKAMTTFLNLVASEPDIARVPVMIDSSKWSVIETGLKCLQGKGVVNSISLKEGEEKFVRQAKLIRRYGAAVVVMAFDERGQADTFERKTEVCERSYRILTQQAGFPPQDIIFDPNVLTVGTGIEEHNNYAADFIRATKWIKENLPFARVSGGISNVSFSFRGNNVVREAIHSAFLYHAIRAGLDMGIVNPGMLEVYEEIPKPLLELVEDLLLNRRPDATERLVKFAETLKQKDETEVAEEEWRKGSVEERLSHALIKGITDYIDADTEEARQKYGRPLLVIEGPLMQGMNIVGDLFGSGRMFLPQVVKSARVMKKAVAHLLPYMEAEKAASGSRQAQGRIVMATVKGDVHDIGKNIVGVVLGCNNYEVVDLGVMAPAEKILQTARERNADLIGLSGLITPSLDEMVHVAKEMGRQGFTIPLLIGGATTSKAHTAVKISPAYAQPVIHVLDASRAVGVVGSLLNASLKPAYVEGIRAEYDKVRAQHAEQKTKPLLTIEEARRRRTPIVWKATDIPKPSFTGLRVLTSDGQSPSASRHAPITLSDLVPFIDWSPFFHTWELRGRYPDILQNPEAKKLFDDAQELLREIVRRRGLTARGVYGFFPANAVGDDIELYTDDSRTQVLTRFHFLRQQMDKPTDQFNHCLADYIAPKSPHGDALDSQLPDYLGAFALSAGFGTEELCAKFERDQDDYNSIMTKALADRLAEAFAECLHQRVRQEWGYGQDENLTCADLIREKYRGIRPAAGYPACPDHTEKWTLWKLLDVERYTGIKLTESCAMWPGASVSGLYFAHPESKYFGIGKLGRDQVLDYQQRKQMDLPTVERWLGPYLSYEPGPPVSAGVLEVEAEVTKR, encoded by the coding sequence ATGGCGGATGCGAATTTAAGATTAGACCGATCGCAGGAGTTGGAGCGGCTGCTGCGCGAGCGGGTCGTGCTTCTGGACGGCGCGATGGGCACCATGATCCAGACTTACCAGCTGGACGAGGCCGCCTTTCGCGGGGAGCGGTTCAAGGATTGGCCGCAGGACTTGAAGGGGAATAACGATCTGCTCAACCTGACGCAGCCGCAGATCATCCAGGCCATCCACCGCCATTACCTGGAGGCGGGGGCGGACATCATCGAGGCGAACACATTCAACTCCACCTTTGTGTCGCTAGCGGATTACCGGTTGGAGAATCTGGCCTACGAATTGAATGTGGCAGGTGCGCGCATCGCGCGCGCGGCTGCGGACGCGGTCATGGCCGCGCAACCAGGCCGCGTGTGCTTCGTCGCCGGGGCCCTCGGACCAACCAGCAAGACCGCGTCGCTCTCCCCGGATGTGCACAATCCGGCGTTCCGCGCCATCACGTTCGACCAACTGGTGGAAGCTTATCTCGAACAGGCTCGCGGGTTGCTGGATGGCGGCGTGGATATTCTGCTGCTGGAAACGGTTTTTGACTCGCTCAACTCCAAGGCGGCGCTCTTTGCCATTGCGCAGCACTTTGAAGAGACCCAGCGCCGCGTGCCCGTGATGGTTTCCTTCACCATCACCGACCTTAGCGGGCGCACCTTGTCGGGCCAGACCGTGGAGGCGTATTGGAATTCGATCTCCCACCACAAGCTGCTGAGCATCGGCATCAACTGCGCGCTGGGGCCAAAGGAAATGCGGCCGTTTATCGAGGAGCTGGCGGGAATCGCGGACATCTGCGTCAGCGCTTATCCGAACGCGGGCCTGCCCAATCCCATGTTGCCGACCGGGTTCCCCGAGACGCCGGAGACGCTTGCGCCACAGCTTAAAGATTGGGCCGAGAACGGCTGGCTCAATATTGTCGGCGGCTGCTGCGGAACCACTCCTGCTCACATCCGTGCCCTGGCAGAAGCTGTCCGCGGCGTGGCACCGCGCACCCTGCCGAAGATCGCGCCGGTCACCCGCTTGAGCGGGTTGGAAGCGCTGACCATCCGGCCTGAGGCGAACTTTGTGAACATTGGGGAGCGCACCAATGTCACCGGCTCACCCAAGTTCGCCAAGTTGATCCTTGCCGGCAACTACGAGGCCGCGCTGGCCATCGCCAAGCAGCAGGTCGAGAACGGCGCGCAGATGATTGATGTCAACATGGACGAAGCCATGCTGGATTCGGAGAAGGCTATGACCACCTTCCTGAACCTGGTGGCTTCGGAACCCGACATTGCCCGCGTGCCGGTCATGATTGACAGCTCGAAATGGTCGGTGATCGAGACCGGCTTGAAGTGCCTGCAGGGCAAAGGCGTGGTGAACTCGATCAGCCTCAAGGAAGGAGAGGAGAAGTTCGTGCGCCAGGCGAAGTTGATCCGGCGCTACGGAGCGGCGGTGGTGGTGATGGCCTTCGATGAGCGCGGCCAGGCGGACACGTTCGAGCGCAAGACGGAAGTCTGCGAGCGCTCGTATCGCATCCTCACACAGCAGGCCGGCTTCCCGCCGCAGGACATCATCTTCGACCCGAACGTCCTCACGGTCGGCACCGGCATCGAGGAGCACAACAACTACGCCGCGGATTTCATCCGCGCGACGAAATGGATCAAGGAGAACCTCCCGTTCGCCCGCGTCAGCGGCGGCATCAGCAATGTCTCCTTCTCTTTCCGGGGCAACAACGTGGTGCGCGAGGCCATTCACTCGGCCTTCCTTTACCACGCCATTCGCGCGGGGCTGGACATGGGCATCGTGAATCCCGGCATGCTGGAGGTTTACGAGGAGATTCCCAAGCCGCTGCTGGAGCTGGTGGAGGATTTGTTGCTCAACCGGCGGCCGGACGCTACCGAGCGGCTGGTCAAGTTCGCCGAGACCCTTAAGCAGAAGGACGAGACGGAAGTTGCCGAAGAGGAGTGGCGCAAGGGTTCCGTCGAGGAACGCCTCAGCCACGCCCTGATCAAAGGCATCACCGATTACATTGACGCGGACACCGAGGAAGCCCGGCAGAAATATGGCCGCCCGCTCCTGGTGATCGAAGGCCCGCTCATGCAGGGCATGAACATCGTCGGCGACCTTTTCGGCTCCGGCCGGATGTTCTTGCCTCAAGTCGTCAAGAGCGCCCGGGTGATGAAGAAAGCCGTCGCGCATCTGCTCCCGTACATGGAGGCCGAGAAGGCCGCCTCCGGCAGCCGCCAGGCGCAGGGGCGCATCGTTATGGCCACGGTCAAGGGCGATGTCCATGACATCGGCAAGAACATCGTCGGGGTGGTGCTCGGCTGCAACAATTACGAGGTCGTTGACCTGGGTGTCATGGCGCCCGCGGAGAAGATCCTGCAGACCGCCCGCGAGAGGAATGCCGACTTGATCGGCCTGAGCGGGCTGATCACGCCTTCGCTCGATGAGATGGTGCACGTCGCGAAAGAAATGGGGCGCCAGGGCTTCACCATACCCCTGCTGATTGGCGGGGCCACCACAAGCAAGGCGCACACTGCCGTTAAGATCTCCCCCGCTTATGCGCAACCAGTGATCCACGTGCTGGACGCTTCGCGCGCGGTGGGCGTAGTGGGCAGTCTCCTCAACGCCAGCCTCAAGCCTGCTTACGTCGAAGGTATCCGAGCCGAATACGACAAGGTCCGCGCGCAACATGCCGAGCAGAAGACGAAGCCGCTGTTGACCATCGAGGAAGCCCGCCGCCGCCGCACGCCTATTGTTTGGAAGGCGACTGACATCCCCAAGCCGTCCTTTACCGGCCTTCGTGTCCTCACGTCCGATGGCCAATCACCAAGTGCCAGCCGCCACGCCCCGATCACGCTTTCCGACCTTGTGCCGTTCATTGACTGGTCGCCGTTCTTCCACACCTGGGAGCTGCGCGGGCGATACCCGGACATCCTGCAGAATCCTGAGGCAAAAAAGCTCTTTGACGACGCGCAGGAGTTGTTGCGTGAGATCGTCCGCCGACGCGGGCTGACAGCGCGTGGGGTATATGGCTTCTTCCCGGCCAATGCGGTCGGTGATGACATTGAGCTGTACACCGACGATTCGCGGACCCAGGTACTTACCAGGTTTCACTTCTTGCGGCAGCAAATGGACAAACCCACGGACCAGTTCAACCATTGCCTGGCCGACTATATTGCGCCCAAGTCACCCCATGGGGACGCACTCGACTCCCAACTCCCCGACTACCTGGGCGCCTTTGCCCTGTCAGCCGGCTTCGGCACCGAAGAACTATGCGCGAAGTTCGAGCGCGACCAGGACGACTACAACTCGATCATGACCAAGGCGCTTGCCGACCGTCTGGCCGAGGCGTTCGCGGAGTGCCTGCACCAGCGGGTGCGCCAGGAATGGGGCTACGGGCAGGACGAGAACCTGACCTGCGCTGATCTCATTCGCGAGAAGTATCGTGGCATCCGACCCGCCGCCGGCTACCCCGCCTGCCCGGACCACACTGAGAAGTGGACGCTCTGGAAGCTGCTCGACGTGGAGCGGTACACCGGCATCAAGCTGACCGAGAGCTGCGCCATGTGGCCCGGCGCGAGCGTCAGCGGGCTTTATTTCGCCCACCCCGAGTCAAAGTACTTCGGGATCGGCAAGCTCGGCCGCGACCAGGTCCTGGACTACCAGCAGAGAAAGCAGATGGATTTGCCCACCGTCGAACGGTGGCTAGGCCCCTACCTGAGCTACGAACCCGGACCGCCTGTCTCAGCGGGGGTCTTGGAAGTAGAAGCGGAAGTAACGAAGCGCTGA
- a CDS encoding STAS domain-containing protein: protein MNAPSARMQVMTGEGFACIRIIGRANFTSSVDFKTLVNELIQRGCGCFALDLSECVLMDSTFLGVLAGFGLKLSGGNGSEDRSAIQLFNPSARIIELLETLGVLHLFRLIQGPLSPPTPTQTVEPVTCNPTQAELSRTCLEAHRTLMDLNPANAARFKDVAQFLAEGLKKPKNE from the coding sequence ATGAACGCGCCATCAGCCAGGATGCAAGTCATGACCGGCGAGGGTTTCGCCTGCATCCGGATCATTGGGCGGGCCAACTTCACTTCGAGTGTGGACTTCAAGACCTTGGTCAATGAACTCATCCAAAGGGGTTGTGGCTGCTTTGCGCTCGACCTTTCTGAGTGCGTTTTGATGGACAGCACCTTCCTCGGGGTCTTGGCCGGGTTTGGCCTGAAGCTCAGCGGGGGCAATGGATCAGAGGACCGGAGCGCAATTCAGCTGTTCAATCCCAGTGCGCGCATCATCGAACTGCTCGAAACCCTGGGGGTGCTCCACCTCTTCAGGCTCATCCAGGGGCCTTTGTCGCCCCCGACGCCGACCCAGACCGTGGAGCCAGTGACTTGTAATCCGACTCAAGCTGAATTGAGCCGCACCTGCCTCGAAGCCCATCGAACGCTGATGGACCTTAACCCGGCGAACGCCGCCCGGTTCAAAGACGTCGCGCAATTCCTGGCTGAAGGCCTGAAGAAACCTAAGAACGAATAG
- a CDS encoding sigma-70 family RNA polymerase sigma factor produces the protein MAEPASRKVSKPPTDQPAGAPATPAPVEDMDLVKRARRGDLGAYDELVRRYQERIYATIYHMTANHEDANDLAQEAFIKAFQALRSFKGGSSFYTWVYRIAVNKTINFLKQRKNKSQMSLDDLDFHAEHDPDLVALISEKTPRREVSLAELQEKLNAAMQKLSEPHRLVVTLHDVQGMSHEEVANIMDCNIGTVRSRLFYARQQLQGYLIDYLK, from the coding sequence ATGGCTGAACCGGCGAGTCGCAAGGTGTCAAAGCCGCCGACTGACCAGCCGGCGGGTGCACCGGCGACGCCGGCCCCGGTCGAGGACATGGATTTGGTGAAGCGGGCCCGCCGTGGCGATCTGGGCGCGTACGATGAGTTGGTGCGCCGCTATCAGGAACGCATCTACGCCACCATTTACCACATGACGGCCAATCATGAGGACGCCAACGACTTGGCGCAGGAGGCCTTTATCAAGGCTTTCCAGGCCCTGCGGTCATTCAAGGGTGGTTCGAGCTTCTACACCTGGGTCTATCGCATTGCGGTCAACAAAACCATCAACTTCCTCAAACAGCGGAAGAACAAATCCCAGATGAGCCTTGACGATTTGGATTTCCATGCGGAGCATGATCCTGACCTTGTGGCCTTGATTTCTGAGAAGACGCCCCGCCGCGAAGTCAGTCTGGCGGAATTGCAGGAAAAGTTGAACGCGGCCATGCAGAAGCTGTCAGAACCCCATAGATTGGTTGTGACGCTGCACGATGTGCAGGGCATGTCGCATGAAGAAGTCGCAAACATCATGGACTGCAACATCGGCACGGTGCGTTCGCGTCTGTTTTATGCCCGGCAACAGTTGCAGGGCTATCTGATTGATTATCTGAAGTGA